A part of Blastopirellula marina genomic DNA contains:
- a CDS encoding DUF1570 domain-containing protein, with amino-acid sequence MRFVPILVASICLLAASAACADEITFERDGQQINLSGQVIATHEAGIVLHTPDGKMWPIQQDEITNRKRTTDPFRLQTKQELIETVLSEMPPGSQVYETAHYLVAYNTSRPYAQWVAGMLERLHRGFTSYWSQRGVTIHEPKQPLVALVFDNQDNFANYAQAELGDAAKSVIGFYSMHTNYVVMFDLTGGAGDSRRNLGIRDIQRFMSRPDFQWSLATIVHEATHQLAFNSGVQQRFADVPLWFSEGLAIYFETPDVSSSRGWRGIGQISKPRLGQFQKAARGGQPFLPDLLSNDDSLRKAATALDRYSQAWAVTYFLQKRMPDEYDAYLTELSQIAPLNDPPEGARIKMFQKHFGADLLQLESEVREMMSGLRP; translated from the coding sequence ATGCGATTTGTCCCGATCTTGGTAGCTTCGATTTGCCTGCTTGCTGCATCCGCGGCATGCGCCGACGAAATTACGTTCGAGCGTGATGGGCAGCAGATCAATCTCAGCGGCCAAGTCATCGCCACGCACGAAGCAGGCATCGTCCTGCACACGCCTGATGGAAAGATGTGGCCGATCCAGCAAGACGAGATCACCAACCGCAAAAGAACAACGGATCCCTTTCGACTGCAAACGAAGCAGGAACTGATTGAAACAGTCCTGTCCGAGATGCCGCCAGGCTCGCAAGTTTACGAAACGGCTCATTACCTGGTCGCATACAATACATCACGACCCTACGCGCAGTGGGTGGCCGGCATGCTCGAGCGGCTTCATCGTGGCTTCACTTCATATTGGTCGCAGCGAGGCGTCACGATCCACGAACCAAAGCAGCCGCTCGTTGCGCTCGTGTTCGACAATCAAGACAACTTTGCGAACTACGCCCAAGCCGAACTTGGCGATGCCGCAAAAAGTGTGATTGGTTTCTACAGCATGCACACGAACTACGTGGTCATGTTCGATCTAACAGGCGGAGCAGGCGACTCACGCCGTAATCTGGGCATCCGCGATATTCAGCGGTTCATGTCGCGGCCCGACTTTCAGTGGAGCCTCGCCACAATCGTCCACGAAGCAACGCACCAACTGGCCTTCAACTCGGGAGTGCAGCAGCGCTTCGCCGACGTGCCTCTTTGGTTCAGCGAGGGACTTGCGATCTACTTTGAAACACCCGACGTTTCCAGCAGCCGCGGTTGGCGGGGCATCGGCCAGATTAGCAAACCACGCTTAGGTCAGTTTCAAAAAGCAGCACGTGGCGGACAACCTTTTCTGCCAGACTTGCTGAGTAACGACGACTCCCTTCGCAAAGCAGCTACTGCGCTCGATCGCTATTCCCAAGCTTGGGCGGTGACCTATTTCCTTCAGAAGCGAATGCCAGACGAGTACGATGCCTATCTCACCGAGCTCTCGCAAATCGCTCCCTTAAACGATCCGCCTGAGGGAGCACGCATCAAGATGTTTCAGAAGCATTTCGGGGCCGACCTGCTGCAATTGGAAAGTGAAGTCCGCGAGATGATGTCGGGCCTGCGGCCGTAA
- a CDS encoding DoxX family protein codes for MNILLWVLQVLLALHTVMGAVWKFSHSAEQTMPSLKAIPQPVWLGMSGLEIAVGVCLIVPGVSKSLGFLTPIAALVIVAEMLLFTGLHFAAGETSFGPVIYWLVVAAICGFIAYGRFVLSPF; via the coding sequence ATGAACATCTTACTTTGGGTCTTACAAGTCCTGCTCGCGCTGCATACGGTCATGGGGGCCGTGTGGAAATTCTCGCACTCCGCCGAACAGACAATGCCTTCGCTGAAAGCTATTCCACAGCCGGTTTGGCTGGGCATGAGCGGGCTGGAAATCGCAGTTGGCGTATGCCTGATTGTGCCAGGGGTTTCCAAATCGCTTGGCTTCCTGACACCAATCGCCGCACTGGTTATCGTGGCCGAGATGCTGCTGTTCACCGGGCTTCATTTCGCCGCCGGCGAAACGAGTTTCGGCCCGGTGATCTATTGGTTAGTCGTTGCCGCGATCTGTGGCTTTATCGCGTACGGGCGTTTTGTTCTCAGCCCGTTCTAA
- a CDS encoding NAD(P)H-hydrate epimerase produces the protein MTSRPPLSREQSRAVDQLAADKYHIPGVILMENAGRGCAELLIAQAPKQVLIACGPGNNGGDGYVIARHLNLAGVAVKIARFCPRERIQGDALINFRILEATDIEIIDCSNEPLSAPFREAVANADWVVDALLGTGVTSAPRQPIASAIREINTSTARTLAIDIPSGLDCDTGQPNDPTIEANFTATFVTPKPGYEKDSARPYIGELHIIDIGTPRKLLEEVLGR, from the coding sequence ATGACTTCCAGGCCTCCCCTCAGCCGAGAACAATCGCGTGCCGTCGACCAATTAGCTGCCGATAAATACCACATACCCGGTGTAATCCTGATGGAAAACGCCGGTCGTGGCTGCGCCGAGTTGCTCATCGCTCAGGCCCCCAAACAGGTCTTAATCGCGTGTGGCCCGGGAAATAACGGAGGAGACGGTTATGTGATTGCCCGTCACTTAAACCTGGCCGGCGTCGCGGTAAAGATCGCCCGATTTTGCCCACGCGAACGGATTCAGGGAGACGCCCTAATTAACTTCCGCATTCTGGAAGCGACCGACATCGAAATAATCGACTGCTCGAATGAGCCTCTTTCCGCTCCATTTCGCGAGGCTGTTGCGAATGCCGATTGGGTTGTCGACGCACTGCTGGGAACTGGCGTCACTTCGGCCCCGCGCCAGCCGATCGCCTCGGCCATCCGCGAGATCAACACCTCAACCGCCCGCACGTTGGCAATCGACATTCCCAGCGGTCTTGATTGCGACACGGGACAGCCCAACGATCCGACCATCGAAGCCAACTTCACCGCAACCTTCGTCACGCCCAAGCCAGGCTACGAGAAAGATTCCGCACGGCCGTATATCGGTGAACTGCATATCATCGATATCGGGACCCCACGGAAGTTGCTCGAGGAAGTGCTAGGTCGCTAA
- a CDS encoding PQQ-binding-like beta-propeller repeat protein — protein sequence MTRLGATCSLIVLGLFVSLANAESWPQFRGPNGDGITEAKNVPLNWSTTENVAWKTAIPGKGWSSPVMVGDSIWVTTALVNYLSEEEKNERLKDAKPFARNQSNLASSVKLQAIQVDYKTGELLNTVDLFDVDDPLTVHLTNSYASPTPVADGKFLYCYFGTYGACCVDTESGEVVWRNEENDLEYNVGPGSSPVLVGDLLVLTCDGVFEQYITAVDKKTGKTVWKTPRPPFRAEDGDQRKAYATPLVIEVAGKTQLVIPGAQWVCAYEPETGKEIWRVDHGSGFSNVPRPIHHDGTVYICTGFMRPQLMAVRTDGEGDVSNSHIEWTFSRQVPTTPSPIFVDGLIYMVSDRGVATCVDPETGHDVWTSRLGGNYAASPTYADGRIYFCSESGMTTVIKPGDKYEVLAENDLGERIMASPIFLDGNLVIRTSDHLFRITESK from the coding sequence ATGACCCGACTCGGCGCCACTTGCTCGCTGATTGTGCTCGGACTGTTTGTTTCCCTTGCTAACGCCGAAAGCTGGCCACAATTCCGTGGCCCCAACGGCGACGGTATCACGGAAGCCAAGAATGTTCCGCTCAACTGGAGCACCACCGAAAACGTTGCCTGGAAGACGGCGATCCCTGGCAAGGGCTGGTCTTCGCCGGTCATGGTGGGCGATTCGATTTGGGTGACGACCGCGCTGGTCAATTATCTCAGCGAAGAGGAAAAGAACGAACGCTTGAAGGATGCCAAGCCGTTTGCTCGCAATCAATCGAACCTGGCGTCATCGGTCAAACTGCAAGCGATTCAGGTCGATTACAAGACTGGCGAGTTGTTGAATACGGTTGACCTGTTTGATGTCGACGACCCGCTAACGGTCCATTTGACCAATTCGTACGCATCGCCCACGCCGGTGGCGGACGGCAAGTTTCTGTACTGCTATTTCGGGACATACGGTGCATGCTGCGTCGATACCGAAAGTGGCGAAGTGGTCTGGCGAAACGAAGAAAACGACCTGGAATACAACGTCGGTCCTGGGAGTTCGCCCGTTTTGGTGGGGGACTTGTTGGTGCTGACCTGCGACGGGGTGTTCGAGCAGTACATTACCGCCGTCGATAAGAAGACCGGCAAGACCGTTTGGAAGACGCCACGTCCCCCGTTCCGGGCGGAAGATGGTGATCAACGCAAAGCGTACGCGACGCCACTGGTGATCGAGGTGGCTGGCAAGACCCAGTTGGTGATTCCCGGGGCGCAATGGGTTTGTGCTTACGAGCCTGAAACCGGCAAAGAGATCTGGCGTGTCGATCACGGCAGCGGGTTCTCGAACGTGCCGCGGCCGATCCATCATGACGGCACGGTTTACATCTGCACTGGGTTTATGCGTCCGCAGTTGATGGCCGTGCGAACCGATGGCGAAGGAGACGTTTCGAATTCGCACATCGAATGGACCTTCAGCCGTCAGGTGCCGACAACGCCTTCGCCGATCTTTGTCGATGGACTGATTTACATGGTCAGTGACCGCGGGGTTGCCACGTGTGTCGATCCAGAGACTGGCCACGATGTCTGGACGAGCCGGCTTGGCGGCAACTACGCGGCCTCGCCAACCTATGCCGACGGGCGGATCTATTTCTGCAGCGAGTCCGGCATGACTACCGTGATCAAGCCGGGAGATAAGTACGAAGTGCTGGCCGAAAATGATTTGGGCGAACGAATCATGGCCTCGCCCATCTTCCTGGATGGCAACCTCGTCATTCGCACCTCGGACCATCTGTTCCGGATCACGGAATCGAAGTAG
- a CDS encoding FmdB family zinc ribbon protein, producing MPLFEYTCQGCQSQFELLVRGNDKPKCPQCGSVKLEKAWSVPAAHTGGRSSDLPICGPAPSGGGCGLPQCGGGGCHLG from the coding sequence ATGCCACTGTTTGAATACACATGCCAAGGCTGCCAGTCTCAATTCGAATTGTTGGTACGTGGCAACGACAAGCCCAAGTGCCCGCAGTGCGGTAGCGTCAAGTTAGAGAAGGCATGGAGTGTTCCGGCTGCGCATACCGGCGGACGTTCCAGCGATTTGCCAATCTGCGGCCCAGCACCAAGTGGCGGCGGCTGTGGACTGCCACAATGTGGCGGCGGTGGCTGTCATCTTGGTTAG
- a CDS encoding ArsR/SmtB family transcription factor produces MTRKHLLTYINRIMNTQTPEPDVFTAVSHPVRRQILDLLSTGDAPVKVIAGHFEMSRPAVSQHLRILLDAGLVTEERHGRERRYHLLPDRLIPIREWLTHYEKFWDHHLERLQQHLLKGKKKS; encoded by the coding sequence TTGACGCGTAAGCACTTGCTTACCTATATTAATCGCATCATGAATACACAAACGCCAGAACCTGACGTGTTTACTGCAGTCAGCCATCCGGTGCGTCGCCAAATCCTCGATCTTCTAAGCACGGGGGACGCGCCCGTTAAAGTGATCGCTGGGCACTTCGAGATGAGCCGTCCGGCGGTGTCTCAGCACCTTCGCATCTTGCTCGATGCCGGCCTGGTAACGGAAGAGCGGCACGGGCGAGAGCGGCGTTATCACCTTTTGCCTGATCGTTTGATCCCGATCCGAGAATGGCTGACCCACTACGAGAAGTTCTGGGATCACCATCTCGAGCGGCTCCAGCAGCATCTGCTGAAAGGAAAGAAGAAATCGTGA
- a CDS encoding ABC transporter permease: MLAGLLLVWGDPLSISLTGSSLKFALATVLCTLPPAIVTALLLFRTNIAGRGTLQTLLVVWLFLPIYVHIAGWRNLFGPQGWLEIANPFDPSANLIDGWTGVIWLHSLAAFPWAVLLTGVAFGRGPASLEEDARLDVSPLIVLARVTLRQSWDAILVAAAWIAIAVFGEMSIASVCNVRTYAEVVFTGIPLGQSTSETGLTIAPGAMVIVGLVLLAAWVAEAMRPRGQEVATRRPTPLPLGRQRWLWTLLVWLLFLAALGPPIVGLIYKVGITIDQVNGEFIRGWSLGKAVQLTLSSVTVYAPELKWTLAIGGAVAFVTTIIALLLSDWATRSRFGAWFVTLFCAALFALPGPIVGLSIAWGTNRPWLAWLAPLIDRSIFAPVLAILTITLPIVTFYYWHAFASQRQLHEMAAIDGSNWWRTWTRVILPGNVSSIAAGTLMAYVLGCNDVAASVLVLPAGIDTISRRIFGLLHFGGEDNVAGILLMNLIVVAILATLIRYLAGRSDFSDSLP; this comes from the coding sequence GTGCTCGCCGGGCTCTTGCTGGTGTGGGGCGATCCACTCAGCATTTCCCTCACCGGCAGTTCGTTGAAGTTTGCCTTGGCGACCGTCCTGTGCACGCTCCCTCCAGCGATCGTCACAGCGTTGCTGCTATTTCGAACCAACATTGCAGGCCGTGGTACGCTGCAAACGTTGTTGGTCGTGTGGCTCTTTCTTCCGATCTACGTACACATCGCCGGCTGGAGGAATCTCTTCGGGCCACAAGGTTGGCTCGAAATTGCGAACCCGTTCGATCCCTCGGCTAATTTGATCGACGGGTGGACCGGTGTGATTTGGCTACACAGCCTCGCTGCATTTCCTTGGGCCGTACTTCTCACAGGCGTGGCGTTCGGTCGCGGGCCCGCCAGTTTGGAAGAGGACGCCCGGCTTGATGTTTCGCCGCTGATCGTGCTCGCACGTGTCACGCTTCGTCAAAGCTGGGATGCCATCTTGGTGGCGGCAGCTTGGATCGCGATTGCCGTATTTGGTGAAATGAGTATCGCCAGTGTCTGCAATGTACGAACCTATGCCGAGGTCGTCTTCACTGGGATTCCGCTCGGACAATCGACCAGCGAAACCGGGCTCACGATTGCTCCCGGGGCCATGGTGATCGTTGGACTGGTTTTGCTTGCCGCTTGGGTCGCAGAAGCGATGCGGCCTCGCGGACAGGAAGTTGCGACGCGTCGGCCAACGCCATTGCCGCTAGGCCGGCAGAGGTGGCTCTGGACGTTGTTAGTTTGGCTTCTATTTCTAGCTGCGTTGGGCCCGCCGATCGTCGGTTTGATCTACAAAGTTGGCATCACTATTGATCAGGTGAATGGCGAATTTATTCGCGGGTGGTCGCTCGGCAAAGCCGTGCAGCTGACTCTCAGCAGCGTTACGGTATACGCCCCTGAACTCAAGTGGACGTTAGCAATTGGCGGCGCGGTTGCATTCGTGACGACGATTATCGCCTTGTTACTTAGCGACTGGGCGACACGTAGCCGCTTCGGTGCCTGGTTCGTAACACTCTTCTGTGCGGCCCTCTTCGCGTTGCCGGGGCCTATCGTCGGCCTTTCGATTGCTTGGGGTACCAATCGCCCCTGGTTGGCCTGGCTAGCTCCGCTAATCGACCGCAGCATCTTTGCCCCGGTGCTGGCAATCTTGACGATTACCCTGCCGATCGTAACGTTCTATTACTGGCATGCGTTCGCTTCACAGCGTCAATTGCACGAGATGGCTGCGATCGATGGTAGCAACTGGTGGCGAACCTGGACACGCGTTATCTTGCCAGGCAACGTCAGCTCGATTGCCGCCGGGACATTAATGGCCTACGTTCTGGGTTGTAACGACGTCGCGGCATCGGTGTTGGTGCTGCCGGCAGGGATCGATACGATCTCGCGTCGAATCTTCGGCCTCCTGCATTTCGGCGGCGAGGACAACGTGGCTGGCATTTTGCTGATGAACCTGATCGTAGTTGCCATCTTGGCGACGTTGATTCGTTACCTGGCGGGTCGTAGCGATTTTAGCGATTCGCTGCCGTAA
- a CDS encoding SRPBCC family protein, with protein sequence MSESIRRELHLPQPPEEVWDAIANRESLADWMYPNTFEPIVGHHFNFHVPPNPKVGFEGIVVRCEVLTCEPPKHLEFSWSALNLIGTTVRFLLEPAGEGTLLRFEHAGFDLTQPGVEQAFKGANFGWGKMLEKLATIIADSSTDHS encoded by the coding sequence GTGAGCGAGAGTATCCGCCGAGAGCTACACCTGCCGCAGCCGCCCGAGGAAGTTTGGGACGCCATCGCGAATCGCGAGTCACTCGCCGATTGGATGTACCCGAACACCTTTGAGCCGATTGTGGGACATCACTTCAACTTCCATGTACCTCCCAATCCGAAAGTCGGTTTCGAGGGGATTGTGGTGCGCTGCGAAGTACTGACCTGCGAACCACCCAAGCATTTGGAGTTTTCCTGGTCAGCGTTAAACCTGATCGGCACCACGGTTCGCTTCTTGCTTGAGCCGGCAGGGGAGGGAACGTTATTACGCTTCGAGCATGCCGGGTTCGACCTTACTCAGCCGGGCGTGGAGCAAGCATTCAAAGGAGCCAACTTTGGGTGGGGCAAGATGCTAGAAAAGCTTGCCACGATTATTGCCGACTCGTCGACCGATCATTCCTGA